DNA from Pajaroellobacter abortibovis:
GTGTTGGTTCAGAATCATGGTTATCGGGAGAAGCCATTGACAAAAAGGAGATCTGGGCTTGCACAGAAGCCGGTGCTCAAACAGATAGGTGAACTTGCTAAAGAGAGTGGAAAAAGCACTCGAGCAATTCATCTTTATGAAGAGCTTCGTTTACTTAAGCCTGTGGCTCGCTCAAAAGGGGGATATCGCTTATATGATGAGGCTGCGCTTATGCGTATCCGATGGATTGAAAAGTTTCAAGAGATGGGATTTGCGCTTACCCATATTCAAAAGGTATTGAGAAAATGGGAAAAAATGGGTTCAGCTCCGCATGTGATGAAAGAGATGAAGCAGGTGTTCGTCAATAAGATGGAAGAGACAGAACTGCACATCAAACGACTTCAATTGCTTCAACAGGAACTAGCAGAAGCGTTGAATTATTTATCTGTCTGTGAAGCATGCGATTCATCCCGCCTTTTATCAGCTTGTGGTACATGTGAACTGCATGAAAAAGAAGAAACTATGCCTGAGCTTGTTGCAGGGTTTCGCGATGCAAATGAATGCGATACCACTTCTCAGAAGAGTATTAAAAGTAAACGCTTTGATTGAGAAAGTGAGAAGAGATGGTTAAATTACCCATTTTTATGGATTATCATTCAACGACGCCTGTTGATCCGAGAGTTCTTGATGAGATGCTCCCTTATTTTACAGAAAACTTTGGCAATACAGCCAGCCGTAGCCATATTTTTGGTTGGAAAGCGGAGGAAGTGGTTAAGTATGCGAGAGAGAAAATTGCCTCCCTGATAGGCGCTCAGAGCGAAAAGGAAATTATTTTCACTTCGGGAGCTACCGAGAGCGATAATTTGGCTTTGAAAGGGGTAGCTGAATTCTACAAGGATAGAGGGGATCACATCATCACCACGAGCATTGAGCATAAGGCTGTGCTCGATACATGTAAGCGCCTGGAGAAAAAGGGCTATCGCGTTACATACCTGAAGGTTGACCGAGAAGGGCTTGTCGATCCTGATGATGTGCGTCGAACGATCGATTCCAAAACGATTCTCGTTAGTGTAATGCTTGCAAATAACGAAGTTGGAACCATTCAGCCTCTTGTGGAAATTGGAAAGATTACGCGGGAGAAAGGAGTTCTGTTTCACAGCGATGCTGTGCAAGGGGTTGGTAAGATTGATTTTGATGTTGAAGCGATGAATCTTGATCTTGTTTCTCTGACGGCGCATAAGATGTATGGCCCTAAAGGGGTAGGTGCGCTTTACGTTCGCCGCTCAAAGCCGCGTGTTCGGTTGGTCCCACAGATAGATGGAGGGGGACATGAGCGAGGGATGCGTTCCGGAACGCTCAATGTGGCTAGTATTGTGGGGTTTGGAAAAGCGGCAGAGATTATGCAGAAGGAGGGGAAAGAAGAAGGGGAGCGCATTTTGAAATGGAGAGAAAAATTGCGCACCACCCTCCAGCGGGAGCTTGAGCAAGTCTATGTCAATGGTTCCTTGCAACATCGATTGCCAGGCAATCTCAATCTTTCCTTCAGCTTTGTGGAGGGGGAGGGATTGATGATGGCGATTAAAGATGTGGCTGTAAGCTCAGGTTCTGCTTGTACTTCCGCGAGTTTGGAGCCCAGCTATGTGCTCCGTGAGTTAGGAGTTGGGGATGAATTGGCTCACTCGAGTATCCGTTTTGGGTTGGGTCGATTCAATACAGAAGAGGAAGTTGATTACGTTGCTCAGCTCCTTATCGAAAAAGTGACAGAACTGCGCAACCTCTCCCCCCTGTACGAAATGTTCAAGGAAGGTATCGATTTAAAGACGGTGAAATGGGTCGCTCATTAGTATTAGTAGATTTACATTAAGCAAAGAGAGAGGAAATTGAGAGTTATGCCATACAATAGCAAAATAATTGATCATGCTATGAATCCTAGAAACGTAGGTACCCTTGACAAAAATGATCCGCAGGTGGGAACTGGGCTTGTAGGAGCTCCGGCATGTGGTGATGTAATGCGTCTTCAGATTAAAGTCAATGAAGAGGGGGTGATTGAAGATGCCCGATTTAAGACGTTTGGGTGTGGTTCGGCCATCGCTTCCTCTTCTCTGGCGGCCGAGTGGATCAAAGGGAAAAAAGTAAGTGAGGCGCTTTCCATCCGAAATGACGACATTGTTGAAGAGCTTGATCTTCCTCCTGTCAAAGTTCATTGTTCGATCCTTGCGGAAGACGCAATTAAAAGCGCCATTACCGATTACAGAAAAAAGCAGGCGAATCGGCTTGCTGTACAACACGAAGATGAAAAGAAGAGAGTACAGGAAGGATGAGTTCTCCTACATTTACGCAAGAGTTTGATGCGTCCCCTTTGGGAACAAAGAAAGAGGAAAAGGGCTTTGTAACTTCTTCGGAACCGCCGATCTCTGTTTCTGAACGAGCTCTTGAAGCAATCCGTGCCAAATTGGCTAAACGCCAGACTCCTGACGCCTTGATTCGGATAGGGGTGCGGGGAGGAGGATGTGTCGGATATGCTTATGTGATTGAGTTTCACGATGGCCCTCCTCGCGCACGAGATCTTTTATTTGAATTTGATGGGGTTAAAATAATATGTGATCCCAAGAGCATCCTTTATCTCAAGGGATCAGTGCTTGATTGGGAACAAACATTGATGTACCAGGGCTTCAAATTCAAGAATCCTATGGAGAAGACAAACTGCGGTTGTGGTCATTCTTTCACCGTGTAGATGAACCCTTTTACTTTATTCGATATTCCTCCAGCTTATCGAGTTGATCTAGAAGCTCTGGAGAAAACCTATCAACAGCTCTCTATGCGTCTACATCCTGATCGGCACACTCATTCTCTTCCGGGTGAGCGGAAGGCTGCCCTGTTGAAGATGGCTCAAATTAATGAAGCGTGGAATATTCTCCAAAATCCAATTGCTCGTGCGGAAGCTCTCTTTCGGCTTGGAGGTTTTGCATTGGGGGAAGCTTCAGAACCTAAGCCTGAAAAGGATTTTCTGATGGCTATAATGGACTTGCGGGAGGATTTGGAGAAAGCCCACCGCGATCGCGATGCACGCGCGATTGAAGATTTGAAACGCTCTGTTCAATCTCGTTGTATGCAGATTGAAGAGGAATTGGCAGATCAGCTTTTTTTGACGTCCTCAATGAGTTGCAGTCATCTGGAGTCTCTTCTGCCCAAATTAAGTCAACTTCGTTATTTTTCACATTTTCTTAAAGAGGTAGATATGCTCCAGGAGGAGCATTACTAGCTGTTGAGAGAGGATCGTATGGCTCTTCTTGATATTTCTGATCCAAAAGCGCCTCCTCGCCCGATCGGTATCGATTTAGGAACTACCAATTCCCTTGTAGCTTGTGTCCGCCATGGGCACCCTGATGTATTGACCGATTGCGGTGAACAGGTTTTGCTGCCTAGTGCTGTATTTTATGGCGAAAACAATGAAATTTTAGTAGGAGATAAAGCAAAAGAGAAAGCTTTTGATTATCCTCAACAGACCATCTTGAGTGTCAAGCGGTACATGGGGCGAGCTGCAGATGAGCCTGAAGTTCGGAACTTCAACCCTTATTTATTCGCGACTTCGGAGGGGGAAAGGGCTAATATCGTCCGTTTCCGTGTGGGATCGCGTGAAATCACACCTGTAGAGGTGAGTGCAGAGATTTTGAAGGCTTTGCGGCAGCGTGCAGAAAAGCACCTAACGCGTGTAGGAGGGGCTGTGATCACAGTACCTGCCTATTTTAATGATGCGCAAAGACAGGCTACAAAAGACGCAGCTCGCCTTGCAGGTATGGAAGTGTTGAGGTTGCTCAATGAACCTACTGCAGCAGCGCTTGCATATGGATTGGACAGACAGAAAAATGGCATTTTTGCAGTGTACGATTTAGGGGGTGGGACTTTTGATATCACGATTCTCCTATTAGAAGACGGAATTTTCAAAGTCAAAGCTACAGGGGGAGATAGTAGTCTGGGAGGAGATGATTTTGACCGCGCGATTGTTTGTCACCTGCTCGATCTCTCCGGTTGGAAAGAAGGGGAAGTGCATCCTCCTATGTTTGTGCGTTCCCTTTTGGAAAAGGCGAGAGCGATCAAGCATGGTCTTACAGAAACCGACGAAGTTACTTTTGATTTAAAGCTGTATGGTCAGATGGAAAATGCTGCTTTTTCGTTGAGTCGAGACCAGTTAGCAGTTCTTATCTCGCCATTGCTTGAGAAGACAGCAGTGGTATGCCGTCGTGCTTTAAAAGATGCTCGACTTCTTCCTGAACAGCTGGATGGGGTAATTCTCGTGGGGGGTTCTACGCGTATGCCGATTGTGCGAGCTCATGTACGTGATGTCTTTGGGCAGGAACCTCTTGTCGATCTCGATCCGGAAACCATTGTAGTGTTAGGTGCAGCTATCCAAGCGGATATTCTGGCAGGAGAGCAGTCCGATAGAGATGTGCTCTTGCTTGATGTATTGCCTCTTTCTCTCGGTGTTGAGGTGGGGGGTGGGTTGGTGGACAAGATCCTCCATCGCAATATGACTATTCCAGTCAGCGCCAAAACAGTCTATACTACTCAAGAAGATGGGCAAACGGGGTTTGCAATCCATGTGTTACAGGGGGAGCGCGAGCGCGTACAGGATTGCCGCAGCTTAGCTCGTTTTACACTTCGGGGGATCCCTCCTATGAAGGCTGGTTTTGCTCAGTTGGAGGTTGTTTTTAGTATAGACACGGATGGTTTGCTGAGCGTTCATGCCAAGGAGCTCACTACTGGAAAAGAACAGAGTGTGAGTGTGAAGCCTTCCTATGGTCTGGATGAGGAAGCGGTTGAACGTATGTTGGAAGAAGCTTATGACCGGGCAGAAGAGGATTTAAAAGCCCGCAAGCTTCTAGAGGCACGGGAAGAAGCGCATCGGCTCCTTCGAGCTGTTCGTGGATCTTTGGAGAAGGATAAGGCGCTTCTTTTGCCGGGTGAAGAAGCGAACATTGAAAAGGCCATACAAATGCTTGTGTTTGCTTTAGAAAAAGAAGATGCTGATCCTATCCAAAACAGCATCAAGACGCTTGATCAAGCTACTTCTAATTTCGCCTTGCGCCGTATTAATCATGCCTTGTCGAATGTGCTCAGAGGGCATCGTACGGATGAGATAGAGTAGATCAAGACAAGTAATGGAGGCAAGATGGTTCGTGTTTGTTTTAAAGGCTACGGTGAGACACAAGTTGCCTTAGGAACTACGATTTTGGAAGCTGCTCAGCAGATAGGTGCTCCTGAGGGTTGCGCGTGTGGGGGTGTTTGCGCATGTTCTACATGCCATGTTTATATATCTAAAGGGAGTGGCTTGCTTTCTGATATGGAAGATGAAGAAAGCGAGATTTTGGATAAAGCGTTTGATATCCGACCCTCTTCACGCTTGGGATGTCAGGCACGAGTTGAAAAAGAAGGGATAATCGAAGTAGAAATCAGCCGCGAAAGCCTGGATACATACCTCCACGAGCATCCGCAAGAACGAGAGAAGTGGGGGAAGGGAAAGTTTTCTCAGCAATGAGCCTTCTTGTAGATGGCTTCTTTTAAGAGATCATTAGCGGACTCAATGGTGAGAGATTGTTGGAACCATCGATCGAATTGATCTAAATTAGAACTATTCAAAGTATAGCTTTGGATATTATCAGATACCTCTAGCCCTCTGGCATGGAGGACTGTTAGTAGGGCTTGCAATCGCCTTTTAGCTTCTCCTCCTTTTTCTCTCTTGCTCTCACCTTTTGCGAAGTATCATTTGACACATTCGCTTTGGTATTCGTATTGTCCTGAGTTCCTGAGCTTTTCCAATGCAGCCTTAACCTTTTGGTTAAGTGAAGCGAGAACAAGATCAACATACAGCCTGCTTCGCTTGTCGTCTCGATCCTTTGCGGTAGAAAGAGAAGCAGATACAATATTGAGCCGGCCATGTGCCGTAGAAGATAACATAGTAAGCTCTGGCTTTCTCTTTGTCTCTGTTAGATTAATGATGTGAGGGATGAGATTTGGATTGAGGACCTGAGAAGCACAGGTAAAACCTAGGTATCCTACATGAATGGGTTGACTACATCACCGTGCGAGCTGTGAAGAAGGGGAGAGAAGTCGGACAGCGGGTACGGGCACGAAGATTGACTACGTAAGCTGGCTAAGAAAACCGTTTCGTTGGATCTCGTTTCAGTTGGATTTCAACGATAATCGCATGAACGACAAATCGGCGCGATATTCAGTGGAAACGAACTGACTGAAATCTTCCGAGCTGGCTCGAGCGCGGGTAAATAGCGGGCAGGATTCATGAAAAATTGCTGGAGCAAGGTGAAAGGGAGTTTCGGACAATTGCGAAAGAGTAGGGGAAGCGATTCATGAAATAGAGAAACCATGAAATTGCAAAATACATTATATTGATCATATGTACAGATTTATTAATAAGAAAACTGCATTTGGATGAAATGCAATGCTTTTATATCAAAAGATCAATGGGTGTGTTGAGAGTGATCCTAAACCATAAGGCCGGGGGCAGGGTACTTCTGACATACCTTTTTAACTTCGCCTGCTACCTGGGCAAGAAGCTCAGGATCTTGGGGAGATGCGATAACTCGAGCGATCCATTTCGCTAATTGAAGCATAACCTCTTTGCCCATGCCGCGTGAAGCGACTGCGGGAGTTCCTATTCGGATACCAGAGGGATCGGATGGTTTACGGGGATCGAAGGGAATGGTGTTATAATTGAGGACGATTCCAGCTCGATCAAGCGCTTTAGCCGCCGCTTTCCCTGAAATGTTTTTAGAAGTTAAGTCAACAACAAGGAGATGATTATCCGTTCCACCTGTGATGACGTTGAATCCATCTTCCATGAGTGCATTCGCTAGGATTTGAGCGTTATCCACAGTGGTTTTTGCATACTGCTTGAATTCTGTCTGAGATGCTTCCAGCGCAGCGACTGCAATCCCAGCTGTTACGTGATTGTGAGGCCCTCCTTGGAGACCTGGAAATACCGCCTGATCGATCGCTGCAGCATGCTCTTTTTTGCAGAAGATCATCCCCCCTCGCGGCCCGCGGAAGGATTTGTGGGTTGTAGAAGTGACCACATCTGCGATCCCAAT
Protein-coding regions in this window:
- a CDS encoding MerR family transcriptional regulator, with product MLHPTCLPILQSKPMDGFSNRPSNVLVQNHGYREKPLTKRRSGLAQKPVLKQIGELAKESGKSTRAIHLYEELRLLKPVARSKGGYRLYDEAALMRIRWIEKFQEMGFALTHIQKVLRKWEKMGSAPHVMKEMKQVFVNKMEETELHIKRLQLLQQELAEALNYLSVCEACDSSRLLSACGTCELHEKEETMPELVAGFRDANECDTTSQKSIKSKRFD
- a CDS encoding IscS subfamily cysteine desulfurase, whose protein sequence is MVKLPIFMDYHSTTPVDPRVLDEMLPYFTENFGNTASRSHIFGWKAEEVVKYAREKIASLIGAQSEKEIIFTSGATESDNLALKGVAEFYKDRGDHIITTSIEHKAVLDTCKRLEKKGYRVTYLKVDREGLVDPDDVRRTIDSKTILVSVMLANNEVGTIQPLVEIGKITREKGVLFHSDAVQGVGKIDFDVEAMNLDLVSLTAHKMYGPKGVGALYVRRSKPRVRLVPQIDGGGHERGMRSGTLNVASIVGFGKAAEIMQKEGKEEGERILKWREKLRTTLQRELEQVYVNGSLQHRLPGNLNLSFSFVEGEGLMMAIKDVAVSSGSACTSASLEPSYVLRELGVGDELAHSSIRFGLGRFNTEEEVDYVAQLLIEKVTELRNLSPLYEMFKEGIDLKTVKWVAH
- the iscU gene encoding Fe-S cluster assembly scaffold IscU; its protein translation is MPYNSKIIDHAMNPRNVGTLDKNDPQVGTGLVGAPACGDVMRLQIKVNEEGVIEDARFKTFGCGSAIASSSLAAEWIKGKKVSEALSIRNDDIVEELDLPPVKVHCSILAEDAIKSAITDYRKKQANRLAVQHEDEKKRVQEG
- a CDS encoding HesB/IscA family protein, translated to MSSPTFTQEFDASPLGTKKEEKGFVTSSEPPISVSERALEAIRAKLAKRQTPDALIRIGVRGGGCVGYAYVIEFHDGPPRARDLLFEFDGVKIICDPKSILYLKGSVLDWEQTLMYQGFKFKNPMEKTNCGCGHSFTV
- the hscB gene encoding Fe-S protein assembly co-chaperone HscB, with the protein product MNPFTLFDIPPAYRVDLEALEKTYQQLSMRLHPDRHTHSLPGERKAALLKMAQINEAWNILQNPIARAEALFRLGGFALGEASEPKPEKDFLMAIMDLREDLEKAHRDRDARAIEDLKRSVQSRCMQIEEELADQLFLTSSMSCSHLESLLPKLSQLRYFSHFLKEVDMLQEEHY
- the hscA gene encoding Fe-S protein assembly chaperone HscA produces the protein MREDRMALLDISDPKAPPRPIGIDLGTTNSLVACVRHGHPDVLTDCGEQVLLPSAVFYGENNEILVGDKAKEKAFDYPQQTILSVKRYMGRAADEPEVRNFNPYLFATSEGERANIVRFRVGSREITPVEVSAEILKALRQRAEKHLTRVGGAVITVPAYFNDAQRQATKDAARLAGMEVLRLLNEPTAAALAYGLDRQKNGIFAVYDLGGGTFDITILLLEDGIFKVKATGGDSSLGGDDFDRAIVCHLLDLSGWKEGEVHPPMFVRSLLEKARAIKHGLTETDEVTFDLKLYGQMENAAFSLSRDQLAVLISPLLEKTAVVCRRALKDARLLPEQLDGVILVGGSTRMPIVRAHVRDVFGQEPLVDLDPETIVVLGAAIQADILAGEQSDRDVLLLDVLPLSLGVEVGGGLVDKILHRNMTIPVSAKTVYTTQEDGQTGFAIHVLQGERERVQDCRSLARFTLRGIPPMKAGFAQLEVVFSIDTDGLLSVHAKELTTGKEQSVSVKPSYGLDEEAVERMLEEAYDRAEEDLKARKLLEAREEAHRLLRAVRGSLEKDKALLLPGEEANIEKAIQMLVFALEKEDADPIQNSIKTLDQATSNFALRRINHALSNVLRGHRTDEIE
- a CDS encoding 2Fe-2S iron-sulfur cluster-binding protein; translation: MVRVCFKGYGETQVALGTTILEAAQQIGAPEGCACGGVCACSTCHVYISKGSGLLSDMEDEESEILDKAFDIRPSSRLGCQARVEKEGIIEVEISRESLDTYLHEHPQEREKWGKGKFSQQ